One window from the genome of Natator depressus isolate rNatDep1 chromosome 27, rNatDep2.hap1, whole genome shotgun sequence encodes:
- the GFAP gene encoding glial fibrillary acidic protein: MSLSMESQRQSSYRRRFGPQATAVHQPLRSSPLFWLLSPSPSTRVSMTKKRTSSLSIRASPRFSQDKADFSLADALNTEFKETRTNEKVEMMELNDRFASYIEKVRFLEQQNKVLVAELNQIRDKEPTKLGDIYHEELRELRRQVDQLSNAKTRLEIERDNLLDDVNGLRQKLQEETNLRLEAENNLSSYRQDVDNAALVRLDLERKVESLQEEINFLRKVHEEELRELQEQLAQQQVHIEMDMSKPDLTAALREIRIQYESMASSNMHETEEWYKSKFADLTDAAARNIEALRLAKQEANEYRRQLQALTCDLESLRGMNESLERQLREMEDRYATETASYQDTVIQLEEDIRNLKQEMARHLQEYQDLLNVKLALDIEITTYRKLLEGEESRITIPVQTFSNLQIRETSLDTKSVSEAHLKRNIVVKTVETRDAEVTKESTQEHKD, encoded by the exons ATGAGCCTGAGCATGGAGAGCCAGCGACAGTCCTCTTATCGGCGGCGGTTTGGCCCCCAAGCCACCGCTGTCCACCAGCCCCTGAGATCCTCACCCCTCTTCTGGctcctgtcccccagccccagcaccagAGTCTCCATGACCAAGAAGAGGACCTCGAGCCTGAGCATCCGTGCCAGCCCCAGGTTCTCCCAGGACAAGGCAGATTTCTCCCTGGCCGACGCCCTCAACACCGAGTTCAAGGAGACACGCACCAACGAGAAGGTGGAGATGATGGAGCTGAACGACCGCTTCGCCAGCTACATCGAGAAGGTGcgcttcctggagcagcagaaCAAGGTGCTGGTGGCAGAGCTCAACCAGATCAGAGACAAGGAGCCCACCAAGCTGGGCGACATCTATCATGAGGAGCTGCGAGAGCTCCGCCGGCAGGTGGACCAGCTGTCTAATGCCAAGACCAGGCTGGAGATCGAGAGGGACAACCTGCTGGACGACGTCAACGGCCTCCGGCAAAA GTTACAGGAAGAGACTAATCTACGGCTTGAAGCCGAAAACAATTTGTCTTCCTACAGACAG GATGTTGACAATGCTGCACTCGTGCGCCTGGACCTGGAGCGGAAAGTCGAGTCCCTGCAGGAGGAGATCAACTTCCTGAGGAAAGTCCATGAGGAG GAGCTGagagagctgcaggagcagctggcGCAGCAGCAGGTCCACATTGAGATGGACATGTCAAAACCGGACCTGACGGCTGCGCTGCGGGAGATCCGCATTCAGTACGAATCCATGGCCTCCAGCAACATGCACGAGACCGAGGAGTGGTACAAGTCCAAG TTTGCAGACCTGACGGATGCGGCAGCTCGGAACATTGAAGCCTTGCGCCTGGCCAAGCAAGAAGCCAATGAGTACCGGCGCCAGCTCCAGGCACTCACCTGCGACCTGGAGTCCCTGCGGGGAATG aATGAATCCCTGGAGAGGCAGCTGCGGGAGATGGAGGACCGCTATGCCACGGAGACAGCCAGTTACCAGGACACCGTCATCCAGCTGGAGGAGGACATCCGGAACCTCAAGCAGGAGATGGCTCGGCACCTCCAGGAATACCAGGACCTGCTCAACGTCAAGCTGGCCTTGGACATTGAGATTACCACCTATCGCAAGCTCCTGGAGGGAGAGGAAAGCAG GATCACGATCCCCGTGCAGACCTTCTCCAACCTGCAGATCCGAG AGACCAGCCTGGATACCAAGTCAGTGTCTGAGGCTCACCTGAAGAGGAACATCGTGGTCAAAACTGTGGAGACCAGAGATGCAGAG